A DNA window from Sphingomonas profundi contains the following coding sequences:
- a CDS encoding FecCD family ABC transporter permease, which produces MTGRPQRWLVPLLAMLLIAAAAMSLLAGTVWLRPGEALAAVFGDRPSVAGLIVTEIRMPRVILGMMIGGMLGLTGACLQGLLRNPLAEPGLLGISAGASFGAVIAIYFGFAAGFTLATPLFGLAGAFVTAAVALILSRGGGTLSLILAGSALSSIAGAGVVLALNLAPNPYAAYEIMTWLMGSLVDRSWDHVKLTAPFMAAGGALLFLTRRSLDALALGEAQAESLGINVAQTRLLALLGTALGVGAATAVAGIVGFVGLVAPHLMRPLVGHQPGRILLPAALTGAILVTLADIATRTIVLGGMPLNLGVFTSMIGAPFFLWLVLHVRKRTP; this is translated from the coding sequence ATGACCGGGCGCCCGCAGCGCTGGCTCGTGCCGCTCCTGGCCATGCTGCTGATCGCGGCCGCAGCGATGTCGCTGCTGGCGGGCACCGTCTGGCTGCGGCCCGGAGAGGCGCTTGCCGCCGTCTTCGGCGACCGCCCGTCGGTCGCCGGGCTCATCGTTACCGAGATCCGCATGCCGCGCGTCATCCTCGGCATGATGATCGGCGGCATGCTGGGCCTCACCGGCGCCTGCCTGCAGGGCCTGCTGCGCAATCCGCTGGCCGAGCCGGGGCTGCTCGGCATCTCGGCGGGCGCATCCTTCGGCGCGGTGATCGCGATCTACTTCGGTTTCGCCGCCGGCTTCACCTTGGCGACGCCGCTGTTCGGGCTGGCCGGCGCGTTCGTGACCGCCGCCGTCGCGCTCATCCTCTCGCGCGGAGGAGGCACCTTGTCGCTGATCCTGGCAGGGTCGGCGCTCAGCTCAATCGCGGGCGCCGGCGTCGTCCTCGCGCTCAACCTGGCACCCAATCCCTATGCCGCCTACGAGATCATGACCTGGCTGATGGGCTCGCTGGTGGACCGCAGCTGGGATCATGTGAAGCTGACGGCCCCGTTCATGGCCGCCGGCGGCGCGCTCCTGTTCCTGACGCGGCGATCCCTCGACGCCCTGGCGCTCGGGGAGGCGCAGGCGGAGAGCCTCGGCATCAACGTCGCGCAGACCCGCCTGCTCGCCCTGCTGGGCACGGCGCTGGGCGTCGGCGCCGCCACGGCGGTAGCCGGCATCGTCGGCTTCGTCGGCCTTGTCGCACCCCATCTGATGCGCCCGCTGGTCGGCCATCAACCCGGCCGCATCCTGCTGCCCGCCGCGCTGACGGGAGCGATCCTGGTCACGCTGGCCGACATCGCGACCCGCACGATCGTGCTCGGCGGCATGCCGCTCAACCTGGGCGTGTTCACCAGCATGATCGGCGCGCCCTTCTTCCTCTGGCTCGTCCTCCACGTCCGGAAGCGCACGCCATGA
- a CDS encoding ABC transporter substrate-binding protein, producing MRASVLLAGLIATALPIPIGGAARAAATARPMRVMSMNQCTDQIVLALLPPARIASVTWLARDAGGSLMYRQALRVGINHGLAEEVVRQEPDLVITGSFTTPATRGLLRRLRYPMIEVDHTGSFAAIRTATRQIAAAVGEERRGEALIAGMDRDLAELARNPGPPLRVAAWDGAGFSATKGSLFDAVLGAAGAVNVANQPPASGYGKPDTEVLLLSAPALLVKGAGVGRAPGMHDNLDRHPVVRRYWDGARTLTIRQAYYVCGTPMIGKAIARLRQELRDAARQIHAPLPFAPAGRR from the coding sequence ATGCGCGCGTCGGTCCTCCTTGCCGGACTGATCGCAACCGCGCTGCCGATCCCGATCGGCGGCGCGGCCCGCGCGGCCGCGACGGCCCGGCCGATGCGCGTGATGTCGATGAACCAGTGCACCGATCAGATCGTCCTGGCGCTGCTGCCGCCCGCGCGCATCGCCTCGGTCACGTGGCTCGCCCGCGATGCCGGCGGCTCGCTGATGTACCGGCAGGCGCTCCGCGTCGGCATCAACCACGGTTTGGCCGAGGAGGTGGTCCGACAGGAGCCGGACCTGGTCATTACCGGCAGCTTCACGACGCCGGCGACCCGCGGACTCCTCCGGCGGCTGCGTTATCCGATGATCGAGGTCGATCACACCGGCAGCTTCGCGGCGATCCGCACGGCCACGCGCCAGATCGCCGCCGCCGTCGGCGAGGAAAGGCGCGGCGAGGCGCTGATCGCGGGGATGGATCGCGATCTCGCGGAGCTTGCGCGCAATCCGGGTCCGCCCCTTCGTGTCGCCGCGTGGGACGGGGCGGGCTTCAGCGCGACGAAAGGCTCGCTGTTCGATGCGGTGCTGGGCGCGGCCGGCGCGGTGAACGTGGCGAACCAGCCGCCCGCGTCCGGTTACGGGAAGCCCGATACCGAGGTCCTGCTGCTGTCCGCGCCTGCCCTGCTGGTCAAGGGCGCGGGCGTGGGCCGCGCGCCGGGGATGCACGACAATCTGGACCGCCACCCGGTGGTCCGGCGCTACTGGGACGGCGCCCGGACGCTGACCATCCGGCAGGCCTATTATGTCTGCGGCACGCCGATGATCGGCAAGGCCATCGCCAGGCTGCGGCAGGAGTTGCGCGACGCGGCCAGGCAGATCCACGCGCCCCTGCCCTTCGCGCCGGCGGGGCGCCGATGA
- a CDS encoding TonB-dependent receptor, with protein MIRIFVSLTALLAATPAFAQSAAATGDTGAADDTIVVTASRSGDAVPANLIGSSVTVLDSQALESRQTRILSDILRDVPGVAVNRTGAVGGLTQIRIRGSEGNHVLVFIDGIKASDPYYGEYDFGNLIADENARVEVLRGQQSSLYGSDAIGGVITYTTLSGREAPGITARAEGGSFGTFSTAGRVAGTVGDDLDYAVSGTYLTTDGYATAPAGSRDLGSDNLGTSAKLNWSPAPNLKITAVARYSYTKADLNDQGIDASSPRVLGYPVQTVIDTPGSDYRNKALYGLVRAELNLFDDALTTALSGQITDANRDAYDASGYSYGDRGRRYRGSFENTVRFGSERVRNRFTFAVDAEREESRNIDPSGFAFTGTNRIDTIGFVAQYDVTVDDRLALGASARIDDNDRFGDATTVRVNGSYLFDTGTRVHAAYGNGVKAPTMGELFGYSTGQYIGNPALSPERSRGWEAGVEQSLLDGGLRFGATYFRSRFFDQIQTVGTVANGQFISTSINNDVVARQRGVEAYANARIGDWRVDASYTYLKAPQVVAALVAPAPAGGGFQAAVPVETQAVRRPRSIASFNLSYAPEATPFTATLTVRYNGRQRDYAFNSRFQRLLVDLRAFTLVNLNATYDISRTLQLFGRVENLFDRDYQEVFTFATPGRAAYGGVRVRL; from the coding sequence ATGATCAGGATTTTCGTTTCCCTCACCGCACTTCTGGCGGCAACGCCGGCGTTTGCTCAATCGGCCGCCGCCACGGGCGATACCGGCGCGGCCGACGACACGATCGTCGTGACCGCGTCGCGATCCGGCGACGCCGTTCCCGCCAACCTCATCGGATCGTCCGTCACGGTCCTCGACAGCCAGGCGCTGGAGAGCCGGCAGACCCGCATTCTGTCGGACATCCTGCGCGACGTGCCGGGCGTGGCGGTCAACCGCACCGGCGCGGTCGGCGGCCTCACCCAGATCCGCATCCGCGGCTCTGAGGGCAATCACGTCCTCGTCTTCATCGACGGCATCAAGGCCAGCGATCCCTATTATGGCGAATATGACTTCGGGAACCTGATCGCCGACGAGAATGCCCGCGTCGAGGTGCTGCGCGGGCAGCAGAGCTCGCTCTACGGCTCCGACGCGATCGGCGGCGTCATCACCTACACCACCCTGTCGGGGCGCGAGGCGCCCGGCATCACCGCGCGGGCGGAAGGCGGCTCCTTCGGCACCTTCTCGACGGCAGGCCGGGTTGCCGGAACGGTCGGCGACGATCTCGACTATGCCGTGTCCGGCACCTATCTGACGACCGATGGCTACGCCACCGCACCGGCCGGAAGCCGCGACCTGGGTTCCGACAATCTCGGAACATCGGCCAAGCTGAACTGGTCGCCGGCGCCCAACCTCAAGATCACCGCCGTCGCCCGCTACAGCTACACGAAAGCCGATCTCAACGACCAGGGCATCGACGCGTCCTCGCCGCGGGTGCTCGGCTATCCGGTGCAGACGGTGATCGACACGCCGGGCTCCGACTACCGCAACAAGGCGCTCTACGGGCTGGTGCGCGCCGAACTCAACCTGTTCGACGATGCCCTCACGACGGCGTTGTCGGGCCAGATCACCGATGCCAACCGCGACGCCTACGACGCGTCCGGCTACAGCTATGGCGATCGCGGGCGCCGCTATCGCGGCTCTTTCGAGAATACGGTGCGCTTCGGCAGCGAGCGGGTGAGGAACCGCTTCACCTTCGCGGTGGACGCCGAACGCGAGGAATCGCGCAACATCGATCCGAGCGGCTTCGCCTTCACCGGCACCAACCGCATCGATACGATCGGCTTCGTCGCCCAATATGATGTGACGGTCGACGATCGCCTCGCGCTCGGCGCATCGGCGCGGATCGACGACAATGACCGGTTCGGCGACGCGACCACGGTTCGCGTCAACGGAAGCTACCTGTTCGACACCGGCACGCGGGTCCACGCCGCCTATGGCAACGGCGTGAAGGCGCCGACGATGGGCGAGCTGTTCGGCTATTCCACCGGCCAGTATATCGGCAACCCCGCCCTAAGCCCGGAGCGGTCGCGCGGCTGGGAGGCCGGCGTCGAGCAGTCGCTGCTGGATGGCGGCCTGCGGTTCGGCGCGACCTATTTCCGCAGCCGCTTCTTCGATCAGATCCAGACGGTCGGGACGGTCGCGAACGGGCAGTTCATCTCGACCAGCATCAACAACGACGTGGTCGCCAGGCAGCGAGGGGTAGAGGCGTATGCCAACGCGCGGATCGGCGACTGGCGGGTCGACGCCAGCTACACCTACCTCAAGGCTCCGCAGGTCGTCGCGGCGCTCGTCGCGCCCGCGCCGGCGGGCGGCGGCTTCCAGGCCGCCGTTCCGGTCGAGACGCAGGCCGTGCGGCGTCCGAGGAGCATAGCCAGCTTCAACCTGAGCTACGCGCCTGAAGCCACGCCGTTCACCGCGACGCTGACGGTGCGGTACAATGGCAGGCAGCGCGACTATGCGTTCAACTCGAGATTTCAGCGCCTGCTGGTCGACCTGAGAGCTTTCACCCTGGTGAACCTCAACGCGACGTACGACATCAGCCGGACCCTCCAGCTGTTCGGTCGGGTGGAGAACCTGTTCGACAGGGATTATCAGGAGGTCTTCACCTTCGCAACGCCGGGCCGCGCGGCCTATGGCGGCGTGCGCGTCCGCCTCTGA
- a CDS encoding acyl carrier protein yields MATRGDAAAVEAAVRAVLRDVLGLGARADALTATTPLFGSLPELDSMAVAGLLTELEDRLGIVIEDDEVDGELLESFGSLVRFAQAKALS; encoded by the coding sequence ATGGCGACACGGGGCGACGCGGCGGCGGTTGAGGCGGCGGTCCGCGCGGTGCTGCGCGACGTGCTGGGGCTCGGCGCCCGCGCCGATGCTTTGACCGCGACGACGCCGCTGTTCGGCTCGCTGCCCGAGCTCGATTCGATGGCGGTCGCCGGCCTGCTGACCGAGCTGGAGGATCGCCTGGGCATCGTGATCGAGGATGACGAGGTGGACGGCGAGCTGCTGGAGAGCTTCGGCAGCCTCGTCCGCTTCGCGCAGGCGAAGGCGCTTTCCTAG
- a CDS encoding acyl-CoA ligase (AMP-forming), exosortase A system-associated, with product MRRRRRVPDPDQSSWPAERPAAGRVPADPAPRPLDHLALRGARDAPALVDRTGILDHAGLDRAVGTVAAGLLGRRLASGDRVASWLNKTRLACVLPLACARAGLVHVPVNPLLKRAQVAHILADSGAALLIAGAGRATTLEAGDRPAGTALLIEEDTADLLDPPGGGDPLPPSAAAADAIAAILYTSGSTGRPKGVVLSHANLWLGAIAVAHYLALAPDDRTLCVLPLSFDYGQNQLLSAWAAGGCAVPLDYLTARDVIRAVDRHAITTLAGVPPLWVQLAEGAWPAETAARLRRLTNSGGRLPVPLIRRLRGLFPQADLYPMYGLTEAFRSTFLDPALVDTHPDAIGDAIPFAEIMVLRPDGSEAAAGEAGELVHAGPLVAQGYWRDPERSAVRFRAAPAAARSGGMAVWSGDTVMRGADGLLRFVGRDDEMIKTSGNRVSPNEVEEAAIASGATAEAVALGVADERLGQAILLVARGDGGAEPALLAYLKRELPGFMQPQRVVWRQALPRNANGKLDRSGLRAEMTS from the coding sequence ATGAGGAGACGACGACGCGTGCCCGATCCCGACCAGTCATCCTGGCCAGCCGAGCGCCCGGCCGCCGGCCGCGTGCCGGCCGATCCCGCGCCGCGCCCGCTCGATCATCTGGCGCTGCGCGGCGCACGCGATGCGCCGGCGCTGGTCGACCGGACCGGCATCCTCGATCATGCCGGGCTGGATCGCGCCGTCGGCACGGTGGCGGCGGGGCTGCTGGGGCGCAGGCTGGCGTCGGGCGACCGCGTCGCCTCGTGGCTCAACAAGACGCGGCTCGCCTGCGTCCTGCCGCTCGCCTGCGCACGCGCGGGTCTCGTCCACGTGCCGGTCAACCCGCTGCTGAAGCGGGCGCAGGTCGCGCATATCCTGGCCGATAGCGGCGCGGCGCTGCTGATCGCCGGCGCCGGCCGCGCGACCACGCTGGAGGCGGGCGATCGGCCGGCCGGCACCGCCCTGCTGATCGAGGAGGACACGGCCGACCTGCTCGACCCGCCGGGCGGCGGCGATCCGCTGCCGCCATCCGCCGCTGCGGCCGACGCGATCGCCGCGATCCTCTACACGTCCGGTTCCACCGGCCGGCCGAAGGGGGTGGTGCTGAGCCACGCGAACCTGTGGCTCGGCGCGATCGCGGTCGCCCATTATCTGGCGCTCGCGCCCGACGACCGCACGCTGTGCGTGCTGCCGCTGAGCTTCGACTATGGCCAGAACCAGTTGCTCTCCGCCTGGGCGGCCGGCGGCTGCGCGGTGCCGCTCGACTATCTGACCGCGCGGGACGTGATCCGCGCCGTCGATCGGCACGCGATCACCACTTTGGCGGGCGTGCCGCCGCTGTGGGTGCAGCTTGCCGAGGGTGCCTGGCCGGCCGAGACGGCGGCGCGGCTGCGGCGGCTGACGAACAGCGGCGGGCGGCTGCCGGTGCCGCTGATCCGCCGCCTGCGCGGCCTGTTCCCGCAGGCGGACCTGTACCCGATGTACGGGCTGACGGAGGCGTTCCGCTCCACCTTCCTCGATCCCGCGCTGGTGGACACTCACCCCGACGCGATCGGCGACGCGATCCCCTTCGCCGAGATCATGGTGCTGCGGCCGGATGGCAGCGAGGCGGCGGCGGGCGAGGCGGGCGAGCTCGTCCATGCCGGGCCGCTGGTGGCGCAGGGCTATTGGCGCGATCCGGAACGCAGCGCCGTGCGGTTCCGCGCGGCGCCGGCGGCGGCGCGATCCGGCGGGATGGCGGTGTGGTCCGGCGATACGGTGATGCGCGGGGCGGACGGGCTGCTCCGCTTCGTCGGCCGCGACGACGAGATGATCAAGACCTCCGGCAACCGCGTGTCGCCGAACGAGGTGGAGGAGGCGGCGATCGCCAGCGGCGCCACGGCGGAGGCGGTGGCGCTCGGCGTGGCGGACGAACGGCTCGGCCAGGCGATCCTGCTCGTCGCGCGTGGCGATGGCGGCGCGGAACCGGCGCTGCTCGCCTATCTGAAGCGGGAGCTGCCGGGCTTCATGCAGCCGCAGCGGGTGGTGTGGCGGCAGGCGCTGCCGCGCAACGCCAACGGCAAGCTCGATCGCAGCGGGTTGCGCGCGGAGATGACGTCATGA
- a CDS encoding pyridoxal-dependent decarboxylase, exosortase A system-associated, giving the protein MKPMGPIPPDFAAAGPLAIGGRSAASLIAEAGDTPLFAYDFAAVARRIARFRAVFPGVALHYAIKANPYAPLVAAMAPLVDGIDVASAGEMARAIGGGVGAADISFAGPGKRDREIEEAIRLGVTLNLESEAEGARALAIGERTGIRPRLAVRVNPEFEIRGSGMRMGGGARPFGVDASRAAALVQAIVRGGAEWRGFHIFAGSQALDAAAIAETQAATVALAAALAEEAGEVPPLVNLGGGFGIPYFPGDTALDVEAIGTALAATLAARPAVLGETRFAIELGRWLVGEAGVYLTRIVDRKTSHGELFLVTDGGMHHQLAASGNFGTVVRRNYPVAVADRLGDAAEETASVVGCLCTPLDRLADKVALPRAEVGDVIAVFLAGAYGATASPQAFLGHPPAREILVGVPAGDDRAGQLAGQPQFS; this is encoded by the coding sequence ATGAAGCCGATGGGTCCGATCCCGCCCGATTTCGCCGCCGCCGGGCCGCTCGCCATCGGTGGCCGCAGCGCCGCCTCGCTGATCGCGGAGGCGGGCGATACGCCGCTGTTCGCCTATGACTTCGCCGCCGTGGCGCGGCGGATCGCCCGCTTTCGCGCGGTCTTTCCAGGTGTCGCGCTGCATTATGCGATCAAGGCCAATCCCTATGCGCCGCTGGTGGCCGCGATGGCGCCGCTGGTGGACGGCATCGACGTCGCGTCCGCCGGCGAGATGGCGCGGGCGATCGGCGGCGGCGTGGGTGCGGCCGACATCTCCTTCGCCGGCCCGGGCAAGCGCGATCGCGAGATCGAGGAGGCGATCCGCCTCGGCGTCACCCTAAACCTTGAGTCGGAGGCGGAGGGCGCGCGGGCGCTGGCGATCGGCGAGCGGACGGGCATCCGCCCGCGCCTGGCGGTGCGGGTGAACCCGGAGTTCGAGATTCGCGGATCCGGCATGCGGATGGGCGGCGGCGCGCGGCCGTTCGGCGTGGATGCGTCGCGCGCGGCGGCGCTGGTGCAAGCGATCGTGCGCGGCGGGGCGGAGTGGCGCGGCTTCCACATTTTCGCCGGATCGCAGGCGCTGGACGCCGCCGCCATCGCCGAGACGCAGGCGGCCACCGTCGCGCTCGCCGCCGCGCTGGCGGAGGAGGCGGGGGAGGTGCCGCCGCTGGTGAACCTCGGCGGCGGCTTCGGCATCCCCTATTTTCCCGGCGACACGGCGTTGGACGTGGAGGCGATCGGCACCGCGCTCGCCGCCACCCTGGCGGCGCGGCCGGCGGTGCTGGGCGAGACGCGCTTCGCCATCGAGCTCGGCCGCTGGCTGGTGGGGGAGGCGGGCGTCTACCTGACGCGGATCGTCGATCGCAAGACGAGCCATGGCGAGCTGTTCCTGGTGACGGACGGCGGCATGCACCACCAGCTGGCCGCCAGCGGCAATTTCGGCACGGTGGTGCGGCGCAACTATCCGGTCGCGGTGGCCGATCGGCTGGGCGACGCGGCAGAGGAGACGGCGAGCGTCGTCGGGTGCCTGTGCACGCCGCTGGACCGCCTGGCGGACAAGGTCGCGCTGCCGCGGGCGGAGGTGGGCGACGTGATCGCCGTGTTCCTGGCCGGCGCCTATGGGGCGACCGCCAGCCCGCAGGCGTTCCTCGGTCATCCGCCGGCGCGCGAGATCCTCGTCGGTGTCCCGGCGGGGGACGATCGCGCCGGGCAACTCGCCGGCCAGCCTCAATTCAGCTAG